In a genomic window of Corvus hawaiiensis isolate bCorHaw1 chromosome Z, bCorHaw1.pri.cur, whole genome shotgun sequence:
- the PTGR1 gene encoding prostaglandin reductase 1 isoform X1 gives MVIAKAWVLKKHFDGFPKTSDFDLKEIELPNLKDGELLLASVFLSVDPYMRPYSRRLMKEGDIMIGTQVARIVESKNPAFAVGAFVVCDRGWRTHFISDGKDLRLLPSSWPESLPKSLALGTVGMPGLTAYFGLLEVCKMKPGETVLVNAAAGAVGSVVGQLAKIGGCKVVGCAGSDDKVAYLKKLGFDEAFNYKTVKSLHEALSKASPDGYDCFFDNVGGEFASVAINQMKKYGRIAVCGAISEYNDSVPQKGPYVQYPMIFKELQMEGFLVTRWNHRREEGLNALLKWVVEGKVKYHEQVTEGFENMPMAFIGMLKGENIGKAVVKV, from the exons ATGGTGATTGCCAAGGCATGGGTTCTAAAGAAGCATTTTGATGGTTTTCCCAAAACCAGTGACTTTGACCTGAAAGAGATAGAGCTGCCAAATCTAAAGGATGGAG AGTTGCTGCTTGCATCGGTGTTTCTCAGTGTTGACCCTTACATGAG ACCTTACAGTCGAAGGCTCATGAAGGAAGGGGACATAATGATAGGCACACAGGTTGCCAG GATTGTAGAAAGCAAAAATCCTGCTTTTGCAGTGGGGGCCTTTGTCGTGTGTGATAGGGGCTGGAGAACTCATTTTATCTCTGATGGGAAAGATCTACGACTCCTTCCTTCCAGTTGGCCGGAATCACTCCCCAAATCTCTAGCTCTTGGAACAGTTGGCATGCCAGG cCTCACTGCATATTTTGGTCTGCTGGAGGTCTGCAAGATGAAGCCAGGAGAGACAGTGCTGGTTAATGCTGCAGCTGGCGCTGTGGGCTCTGTGGTGGGTCAGCTCGCTAAAATTGGG GGTTGCAAAGTGGTCGGCTGTGCTGGTTCAGATGACAAGGTTGCCTATCTGAAAAAATTAGGCTTTGATGAAGCCTTTAATTACAAGACTGTTAAATCTCTGCATGAAGCACTGAGTAAAGCCTCTCCTGATGGCTATGACTGTTTCTTTGACAAT GTAGGCGGAGAATTTGCCAGTGTTGCTATCAACCAGATGAAGAAATATGGAAGGATTGCAGTCTGTGGAGCCATCTCTGAGTACAATGACTCTGTGCCTCAGAAAG GGCCTTATGTGCAGTATCCAATGATCTTCAAAGAGCTTCAAATGGAAGGGTTTCTTGTGACCCGATGGAACCACCGCCGAGAGGAAGGTCTGAACGCTCTGCTAAAGTGGGTTGTGGAG GGAAAAGTGAAGTACCATGAACAAGTCACTGAAGGATTTGAGAACATGCCAATGGCTTTTATTGGAATGctaaagggagaaaatattggaAAAGCTGTTGTAAAAGTGTGA
- the PTGR1 gene encoding prostaglandin reductase 1 isoform X2 encodes MEEFALFFIAELLLASVFLSVDPYMRPYSRRLMKEGDIMIGTQVARIVESKNPAFAVGAFVVCDRGWRTHFISDGKDLRLLPSSWPESLPKSLALGTVGMPGLTAYFGLLEVCKMKPGETVLVNAAAGAVGSVVGQLAKIGGCKVVGCAGSDDKVAYLKKLGFDEAFNYKTVKSLHEALSKASPDGYDCFFDNVGGEFASVAINQMKKYGRIAVCGAISEYNDSVPQKGPYVQYPMIFKELQMEGFLVTRWNHRREEGLNALLKWVVEGKVKYHEQVTEGFENMPMAFIGMLKGENIGKAVVKV; translated from the exons ATGGAG gaatttgctttgtttttcatcGCAGAGTTGCTGCTTGCATCGGTGTTTCTCAGTGTTGACCCTTACATGAG ACCTTACAGTCGAAGGCTCATGAAGGAAGGGGACATAATGATAGGCACACAGGTTGCCAG GATTGTAGAAAGCAAAAATCCTGCTTTTGCAGTGGGGGCCTTTGTCGTGTGTGATAGGGGCTGGAGAACTCATTTTATCTCTGATGGGAAAGATCTACGACTCCTTCCTTCCAGTTGGCCGGAATCACTCCCCAAATCTCTAGCTCTTGGAACAGTTGGCATGCCAGG cCTCACTGCATATTTTGGTCTGCTGGAGGTCTGCAAGATGAAGCCAGGAGAGACAGTGCTGGTTAATGCTGCAGCTGGCGCTGTGGGCTCTGTGGTGGGTCAGCTCGCTAAAATTGGG GGTTGCAAAGTGGTCGGCTGTGCTGGTTCAGATGACAAGGTTGCCTATCTGAAAAAATTAGGCTTTGATGAAGCCTTTAATTACAAGACTGTTAAATCTCTGCATGAAGCACTGAGTAAAGCCTCTCCTGATGGCTATGACTGTTTCTTTGACAAT GTAGGCGGAGAATTTGCCAGTGTTGCTATCAACCAGATGAAGAAATATGGAAGGATTGCAGTCTGTGGAGCCATCTCTGAGTACAATGACTCTGTGCCTCAGAAAG GGCCTTATGTGCAGTATCCAATGATCTTCAAAGAGCTTCAAATGGAAGGGTTTCTTGTGACCCGATGGAACCACCGCCGAGAGGAAGGTCTGAACGCTCTGCTAAAGTGGGTTGTGGAG GGAAAAGTGAAGTACCATGAACAAGTCACTGAAGGATTTGAGAACATGCCAATGGCTTTTATTGGAATGctaaagggagaaaatattggaAAAGCTGTTGTAAAAGTGTGA
- the PTGR1 gene encoding prostaglandin reductase 1 isoform X3, with amino-acid sequence MKEGDIMIGTQVARIVESKNPAFAVGAFVVCDRGWRTHFISDGKDLRLLPSSWPESLPKSLALGTVGMPGLTAYFGLLEVCKMKPGETVLVNAAAGAVGSVVGQLAKIGGCKVVGCAGSDDKVAYLKKLGFDEAFNYKTVKSLHEALSKASPDGYDCFFDNVGGEFASVAINQMKKYGRIAVCGAISEYNDSVPQKGPYVQYPMIFKELQMEGFLVTRWNHRREEGLNALLKWVVEGKVKYHEQVTEGFENMPMAFIGMLKGENIGKAVVKV; translated from the exons ATGAAGGAAGGGGACATAATGATAGGCACACAGGTTGCCAG GATTGTAGAAAGCAAAAATCCTGCTTTTGCAGTGGGGGCCTTTGTCGTGTGTGATAGGGGCTGGAGAACTCATTTTATCTCTGATGGGAAAGATCTACGACTCCTTCCTTCCAGTTGGCCGGAATCACTCCCCAAATCTCTAGCTCTTGGAACAGTTGGCATGCCAGG cCTCACTGCATATTTTGGTCTGCTGGAGGTCTGCAAGATGAAGCCAGGAGAGACAGTGCTGGTTAATGCTGCAGCTGGCGCTGTGGGCTCTGTGGTGGGTCAGCTCGCTAAAATTGGG GGTTGCAAAGTGGTCGGCTGTGCTGGTTCAGATGACAAGGTTGCCTATCTGAAAAAATTAGGCTTTGATGAAGCCTTTAATTACAAGACTGTTAAATCTCTGCATGAAGCACTGAGTAAAGCCTCTCCTGATGGCTATGACTGTTTCTTTGACAAT GTAGGCGGAGAATTTGCCAGTGTTGCTATCAACCAGATGAAGAAATATGGAAGGATTGCAGTCTGTGGAGCCATCTCTGAGTACAATGACTCTGTGCCTCAGAAAG GGCCTTATGTGCAGTATCCAATGATCTTCAAAGAGCTTCAAATGGAAGGGTTTCTTGTGACCCGATGGAACCACCGCCGAGAGGAAGGTCTGAACGCTCTGCTAAAGTGGGTTGTGGAG GGAAAAGTGAAGTACCATGAACAAGTCACTGAAGGATTTGAGAACATGCCAATGGCTTTTATTGGAATGctaaagggagaaaatattggaAAAGCTGTTGTAAAAGTGTGA
- the SMC2 gene encoding structural maintenance of chromosomes protein 2, which yields MYIKSIVLEGFKSYAQRTEIKDFDPLFNAITGLNGSGKSNVLDSICFVLGISNLSQVRASNLQDLVYKNGQAGITKATVSINFDNSDKSRSPLGFEANDEITVTRQVIVGGRNKYLINGVNAANSRVQDLFCSVGLNVNNPYFLIMQGQITKVLNMKPPEILAMIEEAAGTRMYECKKIAVQKTIEKKESKLENIQMVLNEEISPTLQKLKEERASYLEYQKILREIEHVSRFCVAYQFAVAEETKMSSVGMLKEMRSDVQKFQESMAEIEQKVKQLNEDIAEMEKEKDKEVGGRLRALEAALSENQRVNTKAQSALDLKKQNLKSEEVKYKELVTRMQKDSKALVSKENEVKNLEKKLNISEEECEKDARALAAAQQHFNAVSAGLSSNKDGEEATLSGQMMICKNEIGKAVTEAKQAQMKLNYAQKELKTKEDEVKKVDEGYNKYRKALEDVEKMKISLENKIKELNYSEEKGEALLAKKKALISDISRLRELSESLMAKFPYLHFTYTHPEKDWNLNHVKGPVASLFTVKDPSNAKALEAVAGGKLYNIIVDTEVTGKKLLEKGELQHRCTIIPLNKISARCVQEDTVKLAQSLAGRANLHLAVSLIVYESELQKAMEYVFGTTLVCNNMDNAKKVTFDKRIMTRSVTLDGDVFDPQGTLHGGASSQAAPILSKFQEMKDVEIELKKKESELAAVEKELASLMTVADKYQYLKQQWEMTSEGAELLKQQLDQSAYHKQEEELLALKKTIVECEETLNKTEESKKKAEEKYKELENKIKNAEAEYLKERKNAEQKLNDAKKRADASSKKIKDMQQEVKALVLELEELRQEQASYKQQIAAAEEAIKSYQEQVDAMLAEVAKTEESVETSQKELAKQKEVIALHDNAIKDKSAEMVKYREKKNELQLKVKELEHSITKCQQDAADAAAKVAKMLKEHQWIASDKAHFGQPNTRYDFKSSNPKEASQKLQKLQEHKERLERNVNTRAMNMLSDVEERYNDLTKKKRIVENDKTKILAVIEELDQKKKAALDIAWKKVNEDFGSIFSTLLPGARAMLAASKANNVLVGMEFRVALGNTWKENLTELSGGQRSLVALSLILAMLLFRPAPVYILDEVDAALDLSHTQNIGQMLQTHFRHSQFIVVSLKDGMFNNANVLYKTRFVDGISTITRYTQIQNRKKEPAHKKAEKKRTKE from the exons ATGTACATCAAGTCGATTGTTCTTGAAGGTTTTAAATCCTATGCTCAGAGGACAGAAATTAAAGACTTTGACCCGTTATTCAATGCCATTACTGGCTTGAATGGTAGTGGCAAATCCAATGTCTTGGACTCCATTTGTTTCGTGCTGGGAATCAGCAATCTGTCACAG GTGCGAGCTTCCAACTTGCAAGACCTAGTTTATAAGAATGGGCAAGCTGGAATTACAAAGGCAACCGTATCTATTAACTTTGATAATTCGGACAAGAGTCGAAGTCCCCTGGGATTTGAAGCTAATGATGAGATCACTGTGACTAGGCAG GTTATTGTTGGAGGTAGAAATAAGTATCTTATCAATGGTGTTAATGCTGCCAACAGCCGTGTGCAGGATCTCTTCTGTTCTGTTGGACTCAATGTCAATAATCCTTACTTCCTTATTATGCAG GGACAAATTACCAAAGTTCTAAATATGAAGCCACCAGAG ATTTTAGCTATGATTGAAGAAGCAGCTGGTACTAGGATGTATGAATGCAAGAAAATAGCTGTCCAGAAAACCATAGAGAAGAAGGAATCCAAACTGGAAAACATTCAAATG GTCTTAAATGAGGAGATCAGTCCAACTTTACAGAAACTGAAAGAG GAACGAGCATCCTATCTAGAATACCAGAAAATACTACGAGAAATAGAACATGTAAGCCGCTTTTGTGTAGCTTATCAGTTTGCTGTGGCTGAAGAAACAAAGATGTCCTCCGTTGGCATGTTAAAGGAAATGCGGTCTGATGTACAGAAGTTTCAGGAATCCATGGCTGAAATTGAACAGAAGGTAAAACAACTTAATGAAGACATagcagagatggaaaaggaaaaggataaG GAAGTAGGTGGTAGACTTCGTGCACTGGAAGCTGCTCTTTCAGAAAATCAAAGAGTTAATACAAAAGCACAAAGTGCTCTTGATCTCAAGAAGCAAAACTTAAAAAGTGAAGAGGTTAAGTACAAGGAACTGGTAACACGTATGCAGAAG GATTCTAAAGCATTAGTGTCAAAGGAGAATGAGGTAAAGAATTTAGAGAAAAAActaaacatttcagaagaagAATGTGAAAAAGATGCACGTGCTTTAGCTGCAGCGCAACAGCATTTTAATGCTGTGTCTGCTGGCCTGTCCAGCAATAAGGATGGTGAAGAAGCTACTCTTTCAGGACAGATGATGATCTGCAAAAATGAAATTGGCAAAGCAGTAACAGAGGCTAAACAG GCTCAAATGAAGTTGAATTATGCACAAAAAGAATTAAAGACAAAAGAAGATGAAGTTAAAAAGGTGGACGAAGGCTACAATAAATACCGAAAAGCATTGGAAGAtgttgaaaaaatgaaaataagccTAGAGAACAAAATAAAGGAGCTGAACTATTCAG aagagaaaggagaagccCTCCTAGCAAAAAAGAAGGCATTGATTTCTGATATCAGTCGGCTGAGAGAACTGAGCGAAAGTTTAATGGCAAAGTTTCCTTATCTACATTTTACATACAC acaTCCAGAAAAAGATTGGAATCTAAACCATGTGAAAGGCCCTGTTGCATCTCTTTTCACTGTGAAAGATCCATCCAATGCCAAAGCCCTGGAAGCAGTGGCTGGAGGGAAACTCTACAACATTATTGTGGACACAGAG GTTACTGGCAAAAAGCTTTTAGAAAAGGGTGAACTACAGCATCGATGCACCATCATTCCATTGAACAAAATTTCAGCCAGGTGTGTTCAAGAAGACACGGTCAAGTTGGCCCAAAGCTTG GCTGGCCGTGCTAACTTGCATTTAGCCGTTTCCCTAATTGTATATGAATCTGAACTGCAGAAAGCAATGGAATATGTCTTTGGAACAACACTGGTCTGCAACAATATGGATAATGCTAAGAAAGTGACTTTTGACAAAAGGATAATGACGAGAAGTGTTACTCTTGATGGAGATGTGTTTGATCCCCAGGGAACTCTGCATGGAG GTGCATCCTCACAAGCTGCACCAATATTGTCTAAATTCCAAGAAATGAAAGATGTTGAAATAGAACTCAAGAAGAAGGAATCTGAACTTGCAGCTGTAGAGAAGGAGTTGGCAAGCTTGATGACGGTTGCTGATAA GTACCAGTATCTGAAGCAGCAATGGGAGATGACGtctgagggagcagagctgttgaAGCAGCAGCTTGATCAAAGTGCTTACCACAAACAAGAGGAAGAGCTGCTTGCCCTGAAGAAAACCATTG TGGAGTGTGAAGAGACATTAAACAAAACGGAAGagagcaaaaagaaagcagaagaaaaatacaaggaattagagaataaaattaaaaatgcagaagcGGAATATCTAAAAGAACGAAAAAATGCGGAGCAGAAGCTAAATGATGCCAAGAAAAGGGCAGATGcttcaagcaaaaaaataaaagatatgcAGCAG GAAGTCAAAGCTTTAGTTCTGGAACTTGAAGAGCTGAGACAAGAACAGGCCTCCTATAAACAACAGAtagcagctgcagaggaagcaATCAAATCCTACCAGGAGCAAGTTGATGCTATGCTGGCTGAAGTGGCTAAGACAGAG GAATCTGTAGAGACATCACAGAAGGAGCTTGCCAAGCAAAAGGAAGTAATTGCATTACATGATAATGCAATTAAAGACAAATCTGCAGAGATggtaaaatacagagaaaaaaaaaatgaattacaGCTTAAGGTTAAAGAATTAGAACACAGCATCACCAAATGTCAACAAGAcgctgctgatgctgctgccaAG GTGGCCAAAATGCTGAAAGAACACCAGTGGATAGCTTCAGATAAAGCACACTTTGGCCAGCCAAACACACGCTATGATTTCAAAAGTAGCAATCCTAAAGAAGCAAGTCAGAAGCTGCAGAAATTGCAGGAGCATAAAGAGAGGTTGGAAAGGAATGTGAACACGAGAGCTATGAACATGCTTTCTGACGTAGAGGAGAGG TACAATGacttaacaaagaaaaaaagaattgtagAGAATGACAAGACAAAAATTCTTGCAGTTATTGAAGAGCTTgaccagaagaaaaaagcagctttaGATATTGCTTGGAAGAAG GTGAATGAAGACTTTGGTTCCATTTTCTCAACACTCCTACCTGGAGCCAGAGCTATGCTGGCAGCCTCTAAAGCTAACAATGTCTTGGTTGGTATGGAGTTCAGAGTTGCCTTAGGAAACACATGGAAGGAAAACTTAACAGAACTTAGTGGAGGACAAAG ATCATTGGTGGCCTTATCCTTGATATTAGCCATGCTCCTCTTCAGGCCTGCCCCAGTTTACATCTTGGATGAAGTGGATGCAGCCCTTGATCTCTCTCATACCCAGAATATTGGGCAGATGCTTCAAACTCATTTCAGACACTCCCAG TTTATTGTGGTGTCCCTGAAGGATGGAATGTTCAACAATGCAAATGTCCTCTACAAGACCAGGTTTGTGGATGGTATATCCACCATTACAAGATACACTCAGattcaaaacaggaaaaaagagccTGCCCAcaagaaagctgagaaaaaacGTACAAAAGAGTGA